A portion of the uncultured Draconibacterium sp. genome contains these proteins:
- a CDS encoding response regulator, translating into MQLSVFKPFKSLLRFLLIPVLLIIFSITYLLLYRSIKTRTINEFNNEQLILARTASQGITSFFSDTRSDLTFLANLDDVINNTNTGKSILESYYENHRTFISAISQVNSEGVITATFPKNDEVIGSNISNQKHVEQILTSHRPVISDVFMSVQGYLSIAYHVPVFDNNEFKGSVAILIPMKQLGGLYLGNIKSRGTGQAWLLSENGTEIYCSNDAHTGKAFIENAHSNELAVELMNNIKQNTSGALKGIHEEKDLHGETVFNEQYITFYRTPLQNTYWTILISCHESDIFAALNRFRNNSFIAFILLFAALAFYFYSLVQVRSVIKEASKRRKAEETLLKSEEKFRKLFEYHAAVKLLVDPETTKIMDANNSAAKFYGWSRDQLKQMYLNQINTLSTEEIKKEVEHLLREGKNRFEFKHRLKNGEIRDVEIYSSRVEIENKTQLHSIVHDITERKKAEKALIIAKEQAEESNRLKTAFLQNMSHEIRTPMNAIIGFSSLMADSFESKEQLKQFSEIINQSSNNLLAIIDDILDIAKIESGQLPLHHETFSLNDLFAELKTIFLEYQRQLNKPDVQFEIKECDGVDYIISDKGKLRQILINLMSNAYKFTDKGKIESGCKAIDNNTLEFYVHDTGSGIPTDKQSSVFERFTQLHNKKKQLHGGTGLGLSIVKGLVELLGGKIRLQSVVEKPDEGQSGKTTFYFTVSYQKAEEKESETKPAKNNDNYLFQQQTILLVEDNRANTRLIQKMLAETGLNILHTEYGKEAVDIAVTKSPALILMDIGLPDISGYEATKQIKASSPHIRIIAQTAYVSDDDKVKAYDAGCDDFVGKPISKESLLAVISKHLNGKKE; encoded by the coding sequence ATGCAATTATCTGTTTTTAAACCATTCAAATCGCTTCTCCGATTTCTGCTTATTCCGGTATTGCTGATTATATTCTCAATAACCTACCTACTGCTTTACCGAAGTATTAAAACCCGGACCATTAACGAATTTAACAACGAACAATTAATACTTGCCCGAACAGCATCGCAGGGAATTACCTCTTTTTTTAGTGATACAAGATCTGATTTAACCTTTCTTGCCAATCTGGATGATGTTATTAATAACACCAATACCGGAAAATCAATTTTAGAAAGCTATTACGAAAATCACCGCACTTTTATCTCTGCTATATCACAGGTAAATTCCGAGGGGGTGATTACTGCAACGTTTCCAAAAAATGATGAGGTAATTGGTAGCAACATTTCAAACCAGAAACATGTTGAGCAAATACTAACATCACACCGACCGGTAATCAGCGACGTGTTTATGTCAGTACAAGGCTACCTATCAATTGCCTACCACGTTCCGGTATTCGACAACAACGAATTCAAAGGCAGCGTTGCCATACTCATCCCGATGAAACAACTTGGGGGGCTTTACCTGGGCAATATTAAATCGCGAGGTACCGGCCAGGCATGGCTACTTAGCGAAAACGGTACGGAGATTTACTGCTCAAATGATGCACACACCGGTAAAGCATTTATAGAAAATGCACATAGCAACGAGCTTGCCGTTGAATTAATGAATAATATTAAGCAAAATACCAGTGGTGCTTTAAAAGGCATTCATGAGGAAAAAGACTTACACGGCGAAACAGTTTTTAACGAACAATACATTACGTTTTACCGCACTCCACTACAAAATACCTATTGGACCATTCTTATCTCTTGTCACGAATCGGATATTTTTGCTGCCCTAAACCGTTTCCGAAACAACTCTTTTATTGCTTTCATTCTTCTTTTTGCCGCCCTTGCATTTTATTTCTATTCGCTTGTGCAGGTGCGAAGTGTGATAAAAGAAGCATCAAAACGCAGAAAAGCTGAAGAAACCTTATTAAAAAGTGAGGAGAAATTCAGAAAACTATTTGAGTATCATGCCGCAGTTAAATTGCTTGTTGATCCGGAAACAACAAAAATAATGGATGCCAACAACTCGGCAGCCAAATTTTACGGCTGGAGCCGCGACCAGCTGAAACAAATGTACTTAAACCAGATTAACACCCTGTCGACTGAAGAAATAAAAAAAGAAGTTGAACACCTTCTGCGGGAAGGGAAAAACCGTTTTGAATTTAAGCATCGTTTAAAAAACGGTGAAATACGTGATGTGGAAATTTACAGTAGTAGAGTAGAAATTGAGAATAAAACCCAACTCCACTCGATTGTACACGATATTACCGAACGCAAAAAAGCTGAAAAAGCATTAATAATAGCCAAAGAACAAGCCGAAGAGAGTAACCGCCTTAAAACAGCCTTTTTGCAGAACATGAGTCACGAAATTCGTACACCGATGAACGCCATTATTGGTTTTTCATCGTTAATGGCCGACTCGTTTGAAAGCAAAGAACAGTTAAAACAGTTTTCTGAAATTATTAATCAGAGCTCAAATAACCTGTTGGCTATTATCGACGATATTCTTGATATTGCTAAAATAGAATCGGGCCAACTACCATTGCACCACGAAACCTTTAGCCTAAACGATCTGTTTGCCGAACTAAAAACAATATTTCTCGAATACCAACGCCAGCTCAATAAACCAGATGTGCAGTTCGAAATAAAAGAATGCGACGGAGTTGATTACATTATAAGTGACAAAGGCAAGTTGCGACAAATCTTAATCAACCTGATGAGCAATGCCTATAAATTTACCGATAAAGGCAAAATTGAAAGCGGGTGTAAAGCAATAGACAACAACACCTTAGAATTTTATGTGCACGACACCGGATCCGGAATTCCGACCGACAAACAAAGTTCCGTTTTTGAACGTTTTACGCAGCTGCACAATAAAAAGAAACAATTGCACGGCGGTACCGGATTGGGCTTGTCGATTGTTAAAGGATTGGTAGAATTACTGGGCGGTAAAATCAGGTTACAATCGGTAGTAGAAAAACCCGATGAAGGGCAGAGCGGCAAAACAACATTTTATTTTACGGTATCTTACCAAAAGGCCGAAGAAAAAGAGTCCGAAACAAAACCGGCAAAAAACAACGATAACTACCTGTTTCAACAACAAACCATTTTACTGGTTGAAGACAACCGTGCCAACACCCGCCTGATACAAAAAATGCTTGCCGAAACGGGGTTAAATATTCTGCACACGGAATATGGGAAAGAAGCCGTTGATATTGCCGTAACAAAATCTCCGGCACTGATACTTATGGATATTGGCCTTCCCGACATTAGCGGCTACGAAGCCACGAAACAAATAAAAGCCAGCTCTCCGCATATCAGGATAATTGCACAAACAGCCTATGTTTCAGACGACGATAAAGTTAAAGCTTACGATGCGGGATGCGACGATTTTGTTGGCAAACCCATTAGCAAAGAATCATTGCTGGCTGTTATCAGCAAACATTTAAATGGAAAGAAAGAATAA
- a CDS encoding GH92 family glycosyl hydrolase, translating to MKQLSILLLAIALFACTKKEAPKAEKLTQYVNTFVGTDGPGNTYPGAVVPFGMVQLSPDNGLGGWDRIAGYFYPDSTIAGFSHTHLSGTGAGDMYDLLLFPTNSRFNDDLWPDQKAYRPYSKFSHENEEASPGYYKVLLESSGIEAELTTTERVGMHRYTFPEDAESKIILDLGYALNWDAPTETTIKIENDHTISGVRKSTGWAKVQYVYFVAEFSKPFENVVLTPEEDLQNDSEIGGKNARFETTFSTIDGEQILVKVALSSSSVEGARKNMQAELNHWDFDAVRAEADKKWEEQLASIEIEGSDYQKEVFYTNFYHLFLTPSLLSDVDGAYKGANQKPQVAEGFKRYDTFSLWDTYRAAHPLYTIVCPDEVQNMTQSMLAHYDETGLLPVWSMAGNETNMMIGYHAVPVIVDAYFKGLPMDAEKAYEACLASGMNDTEEMELYRKYGYVPFNEEGENWSVSKTLEYAYDDWCIAQFAEALGKEQDYKLFTQRADNWKNLYDEKTNFFRAKDTDGNFLKPFISKEYSNVYCESNAWHYLFAAQHNIQGFRDLMEKERFTELLDSMFTYYPAADDELPIFSTGMIGQYAHGNEPSHHVPFLYNFTNTPEKGQKYVREIIDTQYSNKPDGYCGNEDCGQMSAWYVFATMGFYPVNPANGVYYLGSPSLDKAIINLANGKTFTVTAKNNNPENVYIKSVKLNDRILENNYITHQQIMEGGELVFEMRGKQ from the coding sequence ATGAAACAACTATCGATACTACTATTGGCAATTGCTCTATTTGCCTGCACAAAAAAGGAAGCACCAAAAGCTGAAAAACTTACGCAATATGTTAACACATTTGTGGGCACCGACGGGCCGGGAAATACTTACCCCGGAGCTGTTGTTCCCTTTGGAATGGTACAGCTAAGTCCGGATAACGGTCTTGGCGGCTGGGACCGAATTGCAGGTTACTTTTATCCAGATTCTACCATTGCAGGTTTTAGCCACACCCATTTAAGTGGTACCGGTGCCGGAGATATGTACGACCTGTTGTTGTTTCCAACCAACTCGCGTTTTAACGACGATTTGTGGCCCGATCAAAAAGCTTATCGTCCGTACTCTAAATTCAGTCACGAGAATGAAGAAGCTTCACCTGGTTATTATAAAGTATTGCTGGAAAGCTCGGGTATTGAAGCGGAACTGACCACAACCGAGCGTGTTGGCATGCACCGCTACACTTTTCCGGAAGATGCAGAAAGTAAAATAATCCTTGATTTGGGTTACGCCCTAAACTGGGACGCACCAACTGAAACAACGATAAAAATCGAAAACGACCACACGATTTCGGGCGTGCGAAAATCAACCGGCTGGGCAAAGGTGCAATATGTATATTTTGTTGCTGAATTCTCAAAACCTTTTGAAAATGTTGTGCTAACGCCTGAAGAAGATTTGCAAAATGATTCAGAAATAGGCGGGAAGAATGCTCGTTTCGAAACCACTTTCAGCACAATCGACGGTGAGCAGATTTTGGTAAAAGTTGCCTTATCATCCTCATCGGTTGAAGGAGCACGCAAAAATATGCAGGCCGAACTCAATCATTGGGATTTTGATGCAGTACGTGCTGAGGCTGATAAAAAGTGGGAGGAACAACTGGCAAGTATAGAGATTGAAGGAAGTGACTACCAAAAGGAAGTGTTTTACACGAATTTCTACCACCTGTTTCTAACACCAAGTTTGTTGAGCGATGTTGATGGAGCTTACAAAGGTGCCAACCAAAAGCCACAAGTTGCAGAAGGTTTTAAACGCTACGACACTTTTTCGCTGTGGGATACTTACCGTGCAGCGCATCCGCTTTATACGATTGTTTGCCCCGATGAAGTGCAGAATATGACTCAATCGATGCTGGCGCATTACGATGAAACCGGTTTGTTGCCTGTTTGGTCGATGGCCGGGAACGAAACAAATATGATGATCGGTTACCACGCGGTTCCGGTAATTGTTGATGCGTATTTTAAAGGCCTGCCAATGGACGCAGAAAAAGCTTACGAAGCTTGCCTTGCCTCGGGAATGAACGACACTGAAGAAATGGAATTATACCGAAAATACGGTTATGTTCCGTTTAACGAAGAAGGCGAAAACTGGTCGGTATCGAAAACACTGGAATATGCCTACGATGACTGGTGCATTGCTCAATTTGCCGAAGCTTTGGGAAAAGAGCAGGATTACAAGCTGTTCACGCAACGAGCCGATAACTGGAAAAACCTGTACGACGAAAAAACCAACTTCTTCCGGGCAAAAGATACGGATGGGAACTTTCTTAAACCTTTCATTTCAAAAGAATACAGCAACGTATACTGCGAAAGCAATGCCTGGCATTATCTGTTTGCGGCTCAGCATAATATTCAAGGTTTTCGCGATTTGATGGAAAAAGAACGTTTTACCGAATTACTCGACAGTATGTTTACCTATTACCCTGCTGCCGACGACGAATTGCCGATTTTCAGTACCGGAATGATCGGGCAATATGCACACGGCAACGAACCCAGTCACCATGTTCCGTTTCTGTACAACTTTACCAACACTCCGGAAAAAGGGCAAAAATACGTTCGCGAAATTATCGACACGCAATACTCAAACAAACCCGATGGTTATTGCGGCAACGAAGACTGCGGACAAATGTCGGCGTGGTATGTTTTTGCAACTATGGGATTTTATCCGGTAAATCCGGCTAACGGAGTTTACTATTTGGGCAGTCCCTCGCTGGATAAAGCGATAATCAATCTGGCCAACGGAAAAACGTTTACTGTTACTGCCAAAAACAACAATCCTGAAAATGTATATATAAAATCGGTTAAACTAAATGATCGTATTTTAGAAAATAATTACATCACACATCAACAAATTATGGAAGGCGGCGAACTTGTATTTGAAATGAGAGGAAAGCAATAA
- a CDS encoding GH92 family glycosyl hydrolase, which produces MNNLKKISLHLFAFLFCAFTVSAQSPAHWVNPFIGTTNYGTTNPGAVVPRGMVSVVPFNVSGNSPLNARDKDDGWWSTPYSWDNKYFTGYSHVNLSGVGCPELGVILLMPTTGEVNGDHREYGSEMSRQVAHPGYYSTFLNKYNINTEVSATERTGISRFTFPAGQSNILIDLGNGLTNESGASIKIVNNQEIEGWRMTGTFCYNDGTERPVYFVARFSKAAEEFGVWKKMPKMGPEAAWSATSDKIKYYKNFKAEMAGDSIGSWFTFNTKANEEILVEVGISYVSIENARLNLNFESQNFDFEATCKLAEEKWNEALSTITVKGGTDDQKTVFYTGLYHIQIHPNILSDVNGQYPAMESFEIKTHPNGERYTTFSLWDTYRNLHPFMSLAFPQQQLNVVQSMIEMYDESGWLPRWELNSTETHVMEGDPALPVIVDTWFRGIRDFDIEKAYEAMYKSATTPGAENKIRPDIDHYISHGYVPLMEQYDNSVSHALEYYIADWNLAQLAKELGKDDHYERFLKQSLGYKNYYDKEFGIIRPKLENGEFMPDFNPRQGENFEPSPGFHEGNAYQYTFCVHHDMDGMIVLNGGKKEFVKKLQAIFDDGHFDMANEPDIHYPWLFNYVKGEEWRTQKELNRLMATYFKNAPDGLPGNDDTGTMSTWIVYSMMGIYPVLPGDMNYAIAAPVFDEVKIQLDQNFYPGESLVIKKSGSDNKIKSISLNDKKQKTFFINHADLVKGGVLEINF; this is translated from the coding sequence ATGAATAATCTAAAAAAGATATCCCTTCACTTGTTCGCATTCTTATTTTGCGCCTTCACAGTTTCGGCGCAAAGTCCGGCACATTGGGTAAATCCTTTTATCGGGACAACCAACTACGGAACAACCAATCCGGGAGCAGTTGTTCCCCGCGGAATGGTATCGGTGGTGCCTTTTAACGTTAGCGGCAATTCGCCATTGAATGCTCGAGACAAAGACGATGGCTGGTGGTCGACACCCTACTCGTGGGACAATAAATATTTTACAGGCTACTCGCACGTCAACCTGAGTGGTGTTGGCTGCCCCGAGTTGGGAGTTATTCTTTTGATGCCAACAACAGGCGAAGTGAATGGCGATCACCGCGAATACGGATCGGAAATGAGCAGACAGGTGGCACACCCCGGATATTATTCTACCTTCCTGAATAAATACAATATTAATACTGAAGTTTCGGCAACGGAACGGACAGGAATCAGCCGCTTTACATTTCCGGCAGGGCAATCGAATATCCTCATCGACCTTGGCAATGGATTGACCAACGAAAGCGGCGCATCAATAAAAATTGTAAATAATCAGGAAATTGAAGGCTGGCGTATGACCGGCACTTTCTGCTACAACGATGGCACCGAGCGCCCTGTCTATTTTGTGGCACGTTTCAGCAAAGCTGCTGAAGAATTTGGCGTTTGGAAAAAAATGCCAAAAATGGGGCCGGAAGCAGCGTGGTCGGCAACCAGCGATAAAATAAAATACTACAAGAATTTCAAGGCCGAAATGGCCGGTGACAGCATTGGAAGCTGGTTTACTTTTAACACCAAAGCGAACGAAGAAATTTTGGTTGAAGTTGGAATTTCATACGTGAGTATTGAAAATGCACGATTGAATCTGAATTTCGAATCGCAGAATTTTGATTTTGAAGCCACCTGCAAACTAGCCGAAGAAAAGTGGAATGAAGCACTGTCGACCATTACGGTGAAAGGTGGAACCGATGACCAGAAAACAGTTTTCTACACCGGTTTGTATCATATTCAAATTCACCCGAATATTTTAAGCGATGTAAACGGCCAGTATCCGGCAATGGAATCATTCGAGATAAAAACCCACCCGAACGGCGAGCGCTACACCACATTTTCGCTGTGGGATACTTACCGGAACCTGCATCCGTTTATGAGCCTCGCTTTTCCGCAACAGCAGTTGAATGTGGTACAATCGATGATTGAAATGTACGACGAAAGTGGCTGGTTGCCGCGCTGGGAGCTAAACAGCACCGAGACACATGTTATGGAAGGCGACCCGGCGTTACCTGTAATTGTTGATACCTGGTTTCGTGGCATCCGCGATTTCGATATTGAAAAAGCTTACGAGGCCATGTACAAATCGGCAACCACTCCCGGCGCTGAAAATAAAATCCGCCCCGATATCGACCACTATATTTCGCATGGTTATGTGCCGCTAATGGAGCAATACGACAATTCGGTGTCGCATGCACTGGAATATTACATTGCCGACTGGAACCTGGCACAACTAGCTAAAGAATTGGGTAAAGACGACCACTACGAGCGCTTCTTAAAACAATCGTTAGGTTATAAAAACTATTACGACAAGGAATTTGGAATCATTCGTCCGAAGTTGGAGAATGGTGAATTTATGCCTGATTTTAATCCGCGCCAGGGAGAAAATTTTGAGCCAAGCCCGGGATTCCACGAAGGAAATGCCTACCAATATACATTCTGCGTTCATCATGACATGGATGGAATGATCGTGTTAAACGGCGGTAAAAAAGAATTTGTAAAAAAACTGCAGGCCATTTTCGACGATGGTCATTTTGATATGGCCAACGAACCGGATATTCATTATCCGTGGCTTTTTAACTACGTAAAAGGCGAAGAGTGGCGCACCCAAAAAGAACTGAACCGTTTAATGGCAACCTACTTTAAAAATGCACCTGACGGATTACCGGGCAATGACGACACCGGAACCATGTCCACCTGGATTGTTTATTCAATGATGGGAATCTACCCTGTTTTGCCGGGCGATATGAATTATGCCATCGCCGCCCCTGTTTTCGATGAAGTTAAAATCCAGCTGGATCAAAATTTCTATCCGGGAGAATCTCTTGTGATCAAAAAATCAGGCTCGGACAATAAAATAAAAAGCATTTCGCTAAACGACAAAAAGCAAAAAACATTCTTCATCAACCATGCGGATTTGGTTAAGGGTGGAGTTTTGGAGATCAATTTCTAA